In the genome of Notamacropus eugenii isolate mMacEug1 chromosome 5, mMacEug1.pri_v2, whole genome shotgun sequence, one region contains:
- the LOC140503291 gene encoding uncharacterized protein, protein MAAQPYARPASEPCGASAGTGGAGAEGPPGLGAAEGPLGARARAEGEVEAAWPAPACQLMTFRDVAVDFTQEEWAHLGPAQRDLYKDVMLENYQNFIFLGFPISKSEVISQLEIGEARWLMLLKEVPRSFTPGPLCQESMCESKDTALKEGNYLGETSLRRLTMNTNECGKTFRQMEHLIIHQRIQTGDKSYQCNECEKAFSCNSDLNVHQRNQTGEKSYQCNQCGKTFNYNSYLTVHERIHTGLKPYKCTECGKAFRERRYLTIHLKIHTGEKSYKCNECGKAFSQRGSLNLHQKIHTGEKSYKCIECGKAFISYSVLTIHQRIHTGEKPYKCNNCEKAFRQRGHLTDHQKMHTGEKSYKCNECGKAFRDRGYLMIHQKIHTGEKSYLCNVCGKAFRERGHLTIHQKIHTGEKSYKCNECGKAFRQKGNLAVHQKIHTGEKPFKCNICGKAFRDKGYLIVHQRIHTGEKPFKCNVCEKAFTDKGYLTIHQKTHTGEKSYKCNVCGKAFRDKGYLAVHHRIHTGEKPFICNICGKAFTDKGYLTIHMKVHTGEKSYKCNECGKAFSSNSGLTMHHRIHTGEKPYICNECGKAFRQRGTLNDHHRVHTGEKSYKCNECGKAFKEKRYLTIHHRIHTGEKSYKCCECGKAFRQKGNLAVHQRIHIGKEPF, encoded by the exons ATGGCAGCACAGCCCTATGCCCGGCCAGCCTCGGAGCCCTGTGGGGCAAGCGCGGGGACAGGCGGGGCCGGGGCGGAAGGTCCCCCGGGGCTGGGGGCTGCAGAGGGGCCTCTCGGGGCCCGCGCCCGGGCAGAGGGCGAGGTGGAGGCAGCCTGGCCAGCCCCGGCCTGCCAG TTAATGACCTTCAGAGATGTCGCTGTGGACTTTACCCAAGAGGAGTGGGCTCACCTGGGCCCGGCTCAGAGGGACCTGTACAAggatgtgatgctggagaactatCAGAACTTTATCTTCCTGG GATTTCCAATTTCCAAATCAGAGGTGATTTCCCAGCTAGAAATAGGTGAAGCACGATGGTTGATGTTGCTGAAAGAAGTTCCAAGAAGCTTCACTCCAG GTCCCCTTTGTCAGGAGAGTATGTGTGAATCCAAGGACACAGCTCTAAAGGAGGGTAATTATTTGGGAGAAACATCCTTGAGAAGACTCACAATGAATACTAATGAATGTGGTAAAACCTTCCGGCAGATGGAACACCTTATTATACATCAGAGAATTCAGACTGGAGACAAATCCTATcaatgtaatgaatgtgaaaaagCCTTCAGCTGTAACTCGGACCTTAATGTACATCAGAGAAATCAAACTGGAGAAAAATCCTATCAGTGTAACCAATGTGGGAAAACTTTCAATTATAACTCATACCTTACTGTACATGAAAGAATTCATACAGGATTAAAACCATATAAATGTACTGAATGTGGGAAAGCATTCAGAGAGAGGAGATACCTCACAATACATCttaaaattcatactggagagaaatcctataaatgtaatgaatgtggaaaagccttcagccAGAGGGGAAGCCTTAAtttacatcagaaaattcatactggagaaaaatcCTATAAATGCATTGAATGTGGGAAAGCATTCATCTCCTACTCAGTCCTTACTAtacaccagagaattcatactggagaaaaaccctataaatgtaataATTGTGAGAAAGCCTTTAGACAAAGAGGACATCTTACTGATCATCAGAAGATGCATACTGGAGAGAAgtcctataaatgtaatgaatgtgggaaagccttcagagATAGGGGATACCTTATGATACATCAAaaaatccatactggagagaaatccTATTTATGTAATgtatgtgggaaagccttcagagAGAGAGGACACCTTACAATTCATCAGaaaatccatactggagagaaatcctataaatgtaatgaatgtgggaaagctttcaggCAGAAGGGGaatcttgctgtacatcagaaaattcatactggagaaaaaccattTAAATGTAACatatgtgggaaagccttcagggATAAGGGGTATCTTattgtacatcagagaattcatactggagaaaaaccattTAAGTGTAATGTgtgtgaaaaagcttttacagacAAGGGATACCTTACTATCCATCAGAaaactcatactggagagaaatcaTACAAATGTAATGtgtgtgggaaagcctttagaGATAAGGGATACCTTGCCGTACATcatagaattcatactggagaaaaaccatttatatgtaatatatgtgggaaagccttcacaGACAAGGGTTACCTTACTATACACATGAAAGTTCACACTGGAGAAAAgtcttataaatgtaatgaatgcgGCAAAGCATTTAGCTCAAACTCAGGCCTTACTATGCATCatagaatccatactggagagaaaccctatatatgtaatgaatgtggaaaagcctttagACAGAGGGGAACCCTTAATGATCATCACAgagttcatactggagaaaaatcctataaatgtaatgaatgtggtaaAGCCTTCAAAGAGAAGAGATACCTTACTATACATCacagaatccacactggagagaagtcTTATAAATGTTGTGAGTGTGGGAAAGCATTCAGGCAAAAGGGAAATCTTGCTGTACACCAGAGAATCCATATTGGAAAGGAACCTTTTTag